In bacterium, the following are encoded in one genomic region:
- a CDS encoding sugar transferase, with amino-acid sequence LRRSSLDEFPQLYNVLRGEMSVVGPRPQIPSEVAAYTPAQARRLQVRPGLTCLWQVSGRSHLDFEDWMELDLEYVRRRSPAFDLRILSRTIPAVIERKGAY; translated from the coding sequence CCTGCGGCGCAGCAGCCTCGACGAGTTCCCGCAACTGTACAACGTGCTGCGCGGCGAGATGTCGGTGGTGGGCCCGCGCCCCCAGATCCCCAGCGAGGTGGCCGCCTACACGCCGGCCCAGGCGCGCCGGCTCCAGGTGAGGCCCGGGCTGACCTGCCTGTGGCAGGTGTCGGGCCGCAGCCACCTCGACTTCGAGGACTGGATGGAACTGGACCTCGAGTACGTGCGACGGCGCAGCCCGGCCTTCGACCTGCGGATCCTCTCGCGCACGATCCCGGCCGTCATCGAGCGCAAGGGGGCCTACT